One stretch of Gadus chalcogrammus isolate NIFS_2021 chromosome 14, NIFS_Gcha_1.0, whole genome shotgun sequence DNA includes these proteins:
- the esrp2 gene encoding epithelial splicing regulatory protein 2 — translation MASHSDTLVVFFGATAGANGGKLGSDEREIILLVWQIVDLHEKKVGKLHRCLVKPDTLELTDECKEETDLIVDDLTKADPLDKVLQQFQQSVQAELEDLGRNSFTLCVDGPQVIRQALHPEASKKNLVLPECFFSFVDLQKEFHKCCPNAGPGEDLNISSMLEYLGLSSVSEHASGLLDVRNMVQLALHIMAEPLNHRFSCFESVKYKFESGTCSKTDPVDSETVIRARGLPWQSSDQDIARFFKGLNIAKGGVALCLNAQGRRNGEALVRFVNEEHRDLALERHKHHMGSRYIEVYKATGEEFLKIAGGTSNEVAQFLSKENQVIIRMRGLPFTATPQDVLSFLGPESPVTDGAEGLLFVKYPDGRPSGDAFVLFSCEEYAQNALRKHKQILGKRYIELFRSTAAEVQQVLNRYMSAPLISTLPPAPILPVMATPPFLATANTRDCVRLRGLPYTAAIEDILEFMGEHTVDIKPHGVHMVLNQQGRPSGDAFIQMKSSDKAFMVAQKCHKKTMKDRYVEVFQCSTEEMSIVLMGGTLNRSGLSPPPCKLPCLSPPTAYGAFPSPAMLSEAGLYQPPLMASPRPQPQHSGHSPTPALAYYPPQPHLYMNMNYTAYYPSPPVSPSTVGYFAAPPGAMASAVSQSHHPAMMASAHGSLVRMQGLPYSAGVKDILSFFQGYQLPPEGVIVLYNLSGQCSGEALVAFPSEELAGQAVLERSHHLLYGHPIRLAFCT, via the exons ATGGCTTCGCACAGTGATACTCTGGTGGTGTTCTTTGGGGCAACAGCTGGTGCAAATGGGGGTAAACTGGGTTCGGATGAAAGGGAAATAATTCTCTTGGTGTGGCAAATTGTGGATCTACATGAGAAAAAG GTCGGCAAACTTCATAGATGTCTCGTCAAGCCAGACACTTTGGAGTTGACAGACGAGTGTAAGGAAGAGACGGACCTGATTGTGGACGACCTCACCAAGGCCGACCCCCTGGACAAGGTTCTGCAACAG TTCCAGCAGTCCGTGCAGGCAGAGTTGGAGGATCTTGGCAGGAATTCCTTCACACTCTGTGTTGACGGCCCCCAGGTCATCCGACAGGCCCTCCACCCGGAAGCGTCCAAAAAG AACCTCGTGCTCCCGGAATGTTTCTTTTCGTTCGTGGACCTGCAGAAGGAGTTCCACAAATGCTGCCCAAACGCCGGCCCTGGGGAGGACCTCAATATCTCCTCCATGCTGGAGT ACCTGGGTCTTTCTTCCGTGTCAGAGCACGCGTCCGGGCTGCTCGATGTGAGGAACATGGTTCAGCTGGCACTCCACATCATGGCAGAGCCTCTCA ACCACCGATTCTCCTGCTTTGAGTCGGTGAAGTACAAGTTTGAGTCGGGCACATG CAGCAAGACAGATCCGGTAGACAGTGAGACTGTGATCCGAGCACGGGGCCTTCCATGGCAGTCCTCAGACCAGGACATAGCCCGCTTCTTCAAAGGCCTCAACATCGCCAA aGGAGGGGTGGCCCTGTGTCTGAACGCACAGGGCAGGAGGAACGGGGAGGCGTTGGTTCGCTTCGTGAACGAGGAGCACCGGGACCTGGCCTTGGAGCGCCACAAACACCACATGGGTAGCCGCTACATCGAG GTATACAAGGCAACCGGGGAGGAATTCCTTAAGATCGCTGGAG GCACATCCAACGAGGTGGCCCAGTTCCTGTCCAAGGAGAACCAGGTGATCATCCGCATGAGGGGGCTCCCCTTCACGGCTACGCCCCAGGACGTGCTCTCCTTCCTGGGCCCCGAGAGCCCCGTGACGGACGGCGCCGAGGGCCTGCTCTTCGTCAAGTACCCCGACGGCCGGCCGTCGGGCGACGCCTTTGTGCTGTTCTCCTGTGAGGAGTACGCTCAGAACGCCCTGCGCAAGCATAAGCAGATCCTGGGGAAGAGGTACATCGAGCTGTTCCGGAGCACCGCCGCCGAGGTGCAGCAG gTGCTGAATCGCTACATGTCTGCACCGCTGATCTCCACGCTGCCGCCGGCGCCCATTTTGCCAGTTATGGCCACGCCCCCCTTCCTGGCCACGGCCAACACGCGGGACTGCGTGCGCCTGCGCGGCCTGCCCTACACGGCCGCCATCGAGGACATCCTGGAGTTCATGGGGGAGCACACGGTGGACATCAAGCCGCACGGAGTCCACATGGTTCTCAACCAGCAG ggcCGTCCCTCGGGCGACGCCTTCATCCAGATGAAGTCCTCTGACAAGGCCTTCATGGTGGCCCAGAAGTGCCACAAGAAGACCATGAAGGACCGCTACGTGGAGGTGTTCCAGTGCTCCACGGAGGAGATGAGCATCGTGCTGATGGGAGGGACCCTCAACCGCAGcggcctctctcccccgccctgcAAGCTGCCCT gtctctccccccccaccgcctACGGAGCCTTCCCCAGTCCGGCCATGTTGTCGGAGGCGGGGCTCTACCAGCCCCCCCTGATGGCGTCCCCCCGACCTCAGCCCCAGCACAGCGGCCACTCGCCCACCCCCGCCCTGGCCTActaccccccccagccccacctctACATGAACATGAACTACACTGCCTACTatcccag ccccccggTCTCTCCCTCCACGGTGGGCTACTTCGCCGCCCCCCCGGGCGCCATGGCGTCGGCGGTGTCCCAGTCCCACCACCCGG ccatgATGGCGTCAGCCCATGGCTCCCTGGTGCGCATGCAGGGGCTGCCCTACAGCGCCGGGGTCAAAGACATCCTCAGCTTCTTCCAGGGCTACCAG CTTCCACCAGAGGGCGTCATTGTCCTGTACAACCTCAGTGGCCAGTGCAGCGGTGAGGCACTCGTAGCCTTCCCTAGCGAGGAGCTGGCTGGGCAGGCTGTGCTGGAGcgctcccaccacctcctctacggCCACCCCATCCGCCTGGCCTTCTgtacctga
- the si:dkey-148a17.6 gene encoding leukotriene B4 receptor 1, which yields MRTLDRTCVHTHTHTFIHRCSLRQAMALPSSEDMEFEDISSGTTVCCVILGLSFLVGAPGNLLVIWTILRHVKKRSHTVILILNLAVADLLILITLPLWIYSLAFSWVFGQASCKAMVFVINACMFSSVFLITTMSVERFLAVRHPFASADWKRKKALSKVLLVLWTAAFLLSLPVLPTQVLDGEPGEMQCLYREYASDGQQVLFLLLETLLGFVVPLAVLVVCYSCLCSRIAQMTLKSKRKSTLLICSVVVVFTVCWTPHHVGNILTLVQLAIKGSHPAASQRLESAGNTMTFVAGALVFISSTVNPMLYMFAARSFRSSLRETGIQKLFHHISSTSPGENNREMSFVSKSKSNQTSSSQCSLE from the coding sequence ATGAGGACACTAGACcgcacatgcgtacacacacatacacatacatttatacACAGATGTAGCTTGAGACAAGCGATGGCTTTGCCCTCTTCAGAAGACATGGAATTCGAGGATATATCCAGTGGAACAACCGTGTGCTGTGTGATCCTGGGTCTGTCCTTCTTGGTCGGGGCTCCGGGGAACCTCCTGGTCATCTGGACAATCCTGAGGCACGTCAAGAAGCGCTCGCACACCGTCATCCTCATTCTCAACCTGGCTGTGGCGGACCTGCTCATCCTCATCACCCTCCCATTGTGGATCTACAGCCTGGCCTTCTCCTGGGTGTTCGGCCAGGCTTCCTGCAAGGCCATGGTCTTTGTCATCAACGCCTGCATGTTCAGCAGCGTCTTCCTCATCACCACCATGAGCGTGGAGCGTTTCCTGGCCGTGCGCCACCCCTTCGCCTCGGCCGACTGGAAGAGGAAAAAAGCCCTGAGCAAAGTGCTGCTGGTGCTTTGGACCGCTGCCTTCCTGCTGAGCTTGCCCGTCCTCCCCACCCAGGTCTTGGACGGGGAACCAGGCGAGATGCAGTGTTTGTACCGGGAGTACGCCTCTGATGGCCAGCAGGTTCTTTTCCTGCTGCTTGAGACGCTGTTGGGATTCGTGGTGCCCCTCGCTGTATTGGTGGTCTGCTACAGCTGCCTCTGCAGCCGCATTGCTCAGATGACCCTGAAGTCCAAACGCAAGTCCACCTTGCTGATCTGcagcgtggtggtggtgttcaCCGTGTGCTGGACGCCGCATCACGTGGGGAACATCCTGACACTGGTGCAGCTCGCCATCAAGGGGTCCCACCCGGCCGCGTCCCAGCGCCTAGAGAGCGCAGGGAACACCATGACCTTCGTGGCCGGAGCCTTGGTCTTCATCAGCAGCACGGTCAACCCCATGCTGTACATGTTTGCAGCGCGATCCTTCAGGAGCTCTCTGAGGGAGACGGGCATCCAGAAGCTGTTCCACCACATCTCCAGCACGTCCCCAGGGGAGAACAACCGAGAGATGTCCTTTGTGTCCAAGAGCAAGAGCAACCAGACCAGCAGCTCTCAATGTTCTCTGGAGTGA